The Thioalkalivibrio thiocyanodenitrificans ARhD 1 nucleotide sequence GGGATAACGTCCGATGATCTCGGCGGCCTCCGACAGCTTTTCGGCGGCCTGCAGCTCGCCTTCCGCGTGGATCACCTTGGCGCGCCGTTCACGCTCGGCCTCGGCCTGACGTGCAATGGCGCGGATCATGCTTTCGTTGAGATCCACGTGCTTGATCTCCACGTTGGTCACCTTGATGCCCCAGGCGTCGGTCTGCTTGTCGAGGATCTCCTGGATATCGGCGTTGAGCTTGTCGCGCTCGGAAAGCATCTCGTCCAAATCGTGCTTGCCCAGGACCGAACGCAGAGTGGTCTGGGCCAGTTGGCTGGTGGCGGCGTAGTAGTCCTCCACCTGAATGATGGCCTTGGCGGAATCCATGACGCGGAAGTAGAGCACCGCGTTGACGCGCACGGTCACGTTGTCCTGGGAGATCACGTCCTGGCTGGGGACGTCCAGGGTGATGATGCGCAGGTCCACCCGCACCATCTGTTGAATCCCCGGGATGACGATGATCAGGCCGGGCCCTTTCACGGACTGGAACCTGCCCAGGAAAAAGACCACGCCGCGCTCGTACTCCGGAACGATCCGGATGGACATGACCAGGAGGCCCACGACCAGGGCCACGGGTACCAGATAGGCGATCATGTGGCAGCTCCTTTGTTGGTGTCGGTTTGTTCAGCCACCGGCTCCACCTCGAGCCGCAGGCCCTTCATGCCGGTCACTTTCACCGGATCTCCCCCGTAGACCGGAACGGGAGACTCGGCGGACCAGGACTCGCTGTGCAGCCAGACGCGTCCCTTGTTGCCCTCGAAATCCTCCACGGCCGTACCTTCCAGACCGATCATTTCCTCCTGGCCCGTGACCACCTTTCGCCTCCGGATGCCAAACAGCCGGCTCAGAATCCAGATAAAGAACGCGGCTGACACCAGGGCGACACCGCCGATCAGCGGGATGGAGATATTCAGGGTTGCTTCGTCCATCAGAATGATCGATCCCAGTACGAACGCGGCGATGCCGCCGAAGCCCAGTATGCCGAAACTGGGCGCGAAGGCCTCGGCAATCATCAATACGATACCCAGAAGGATGAGCGCAAGCCCGGCGTAGTTGATGGGCAGCACCTGGAAGGCGTACAGGGCCAGCACCAGGCAGATCACTCCCACCACGCCAGGGAAGATGTTGCCCGGGTTGGCCAGCTCGAAGATGATGCCGTAGATGCCCACCATCATCAGGATGTAGGCGATATTGGGGTTGGTGATCACCGACAGCAGCCGGCTGCGCCAGTCCGGCTCGATCTCCACCACCTGCAGATTTTCCGTGTCCAGCACACGTTCGCCCACTTCCATCTTCACGGTGCGTCCATGGATCTGCTCCAGCAGATCCGCCACGCTCTCGGCCACCACATCGATGACGTTCTTCTCCAGCGCCTCGGTGGCGGTCAGGTTCACCGCCTCGCGCACCGCCTCCTCGGCCCAGTCGGCGTTTCGGCCGTGGCGCTCGGCGAGGCCGCGGATATAGGCCACCGCGTCCTCCAGGACCTTGCGCTCCATGGCATCTGCGCCCCGGCGGGGTTGCGCGCGTTCCTCGGCATCTTCCTCGCCGGCGGCGGCCTCGTCACCGTTGTCGGACGCTTCGTTCTCGTCCGCCTGCCCCCTGGATCTGTCTGGCCGATCCTGCTGATCATCGGGCATGCCCGGCACCCCGCCGATCTGCACCGGCGTGGCCGAGCCCAGATTGGTGGCCGGAGCCATGGCGGCGATATGGCTGGCATAGAGGATATAGGTACCCGCGCTGGCGGCGCGGGATCCGGGGGGTGATACATAGCTGGCGACGGGTACCGGCGAGGAGAGGATCTCCTTGATGATCTCGCGCATGGCCGTGTCGAGACCACCCGGGGTATCCATGCGCAGGATCACCACCTCGGCACCATCGTCGCGCGCCTGCCGGATGCCGCGCACGACATAGTCGCTGGTGGCGGGCCCGATGGCTCCGGAGATTTCCAGCAGGACCGCGGTACGCCGGTCATCCTGACCGGAGACCCCCAGGGCAAGGCCGGCGCCCAGCAGGAACAGGAAGCCCCACACCAGGAGGCGGAACATGCCTGCGAATCCGTGTCGCGTTTCACCCATGCCAGTTATCATAGCATCCCGTTCATGTAGCCTCTCTGACCATGGCACAGGCAAATCATTCAATCGGGGCAATCACCGGTGCCGTGCTGGCCGGCGGCAGGGCGACGCGCATGGGAGGCCGGGACAAGGGACTGCTGCCGCTCGGCGGGGAACCCATGGTGCGGCGCGTGCTCCGCGCCCTCGCACCCCAGGTGCGTACGCTCGTGATCAACGCCAACCGCAACGAACCGGTCTACACCACGTTCGGCTACCCGGTGGTCACGGACGATCACGACGATTATCCCGGGCCCCTGGCCGGCATGGCCGCAGCCCTGCGCCATGCGCCGACGGACTGGGTGCAATGCGTGCCCTGCGATGCCCCGACACTGCCGGAAGACCTGGTGGCCCGACTGTGGCGCGCACTGCAAGGCACCGATGCCCTGATCGCCCTGCCCTTCGACGGCCACCGCATCCAGCCTCTGTTCGCCCTGCTGCACCGGGATCTCCTCCCCGCACTCGACGCCGATATCCGTGCCGGACGCCTGGCCGTGGGCCGCTGGATGCTGGATCACACACACGTTGAGGTGGATTTCTCCGACTGCCCCGGGGGATTCGCGAACCTCAACACACCCGAGGAACTGGCTTTACATCAGTCAGTGGTCCGTGGCCAGTAGTCAGTTGTCAGTTGTCAGTTGTCAGTTGTCAGTTGTCAGTTGTCAGTTGTCAGTTGTCAGGAGCCTGACTCCGGTAGAGGGCCTGTCAAAGGGGTTTCCAACAACTGACAACTGACTAATCCGACATTCCCAGACGCTTCATTCGTTCCCAGAGGTTCTTGCGGCTGATGCCCAGGTTGGCGGCGGTGTGCCCGATGTGGCCGTCATGCAGCTCCAGGGCGCGGCGGATGTAACTCTCCTCGCAGGTTTTCAGGTAATGGCTCAGGCGGCCGGCGTCCTGATACGCGCCCTGCGCCGGTTCCCGCGGTTCGTCGAAGAAGACCTCCGCCTGAAGCAGCGGGCCGGGGTTCAGGATCCAGGCCCGTTCAACGGCGTGCTTGAGCTCCCGGATGTTGCCGGGCCATGGATGACGCAGCAATGCCTGCTCGGCGGCGGCCGTCAATTGCTTGAGCGGCTCACCGCTTTCACGCGCATGCGCCTCCAGGAACTGCCGCACCAGCCAGGGAATGTCTTCGGGACGTTCCCGAAGGGGCGGGATGCGCAGGTGGATCACGTGGATGCGGTAGTAGAGATCCTCCCGGAACCTGCCATCCCTGACCATCTGCAACAGGTCCTGGTGGGTGGCGCATATCAGGCGCAGACGCACGGACACCGGGGCGTCGCCGCCGACGCGCACGATCTGTCGTTCCTGGATGGCGCGCAACAGCTTGACCTGCATCACCAGGGGCATGTCGCCGATCTCGTCCAGAAAGAGCGTGCCGCCGTCGGCCTGCTCGAACACCCCGGCACGAGAACGCACCGCGCCGGTGAATGCGCCCTTCTCATGACCGAAGAGTTCGGCCTCCAGAAGGGTTTCGGTGAGCCCGCCGCAGTTCACCGCCACGAAAGGCTGCGAGGCATTCTGCGCATCCAGCCGATGCAGTTCGCGCGCGACGGCCTCCTTGCCGACACCGGACTCGCCGGTGATCAGCACCGTGCCCGCCTGGGTCGCCAGTCGCGGCAAGAGGGCCTCCAGACGCCGCATGGCCGGTGAAACGCCCAGCCGGGCACCCTGCCCGCGGACGGTATCGCCCGCCGGCACGATGAGCCCGTGGAGCTTTTCCACCAGGGCATCCAGGTCGAAGGGCTTGGTGATGTAATCGGCCGCGCCCCGTTTGAGCAGGGCCACCGCGCGGTCCACCGCGCCGTAGCCGGTAATGAACAGCCAGGGACAGGTCACGCTGCCCGCGGCCATCAACTCCTCGAACAGCGCATCACCGTCGCCGTCCGGCAGTCGGATGTCGCTGATCACCACGTCGTGGGCGTGGTCCGGCAAGACCGCGCGCGCCTCGGCCAGGTCTCGGCACCAGTCCACTTCAAAGCCCTCGAGTGCGAACCGGTCGCACAGGGACTCCCCCATGATGGGATCATCCTCGACAAGGCACAGCCGCGGATGCATCCCGCCGCTCATGCGGCCTCCCAGACGCGCAGCGGCAGTGACACCCGGAATACGGTTCGCCCGTCACCGCTTTGCACCTCGATACGCCCTTCCATCTGCTGGACCAACTGGTAGGTGACCCACAGGCCGAGGCCATGGCCCCGGCCCGGCGTCCCCGAGAACGGTTCAAACAGGCGGGTCATCTGCATGCGCGAGATGGGTTCTCCGTGATTGACCACCTCCACATGCAGACCCTGTTCCCGGGGCCACAGGCGGCAGATCACCCGACCGCCCGGTTCACTCGCCTGCACGGCATTGAGCAGCAGGTTGAGCATGATCTGGCGCACCTGGGTGGAGGGGAGCGCGAGCGGTTCCCTGACGCGGCTGTCCCAGACCAGTTCCAGTGACTTGCCATGCGCGTCCGGCAGGATGAGGGTGTGGATGTCGTGGATGTCCTGTGGCGTGAGCGCATGGCTTTCCAGCCGTGCCTCCACGAGCAGCGCGCCCACCGTCTCCTTGATCTGTCGCAATCCCCGTTCCAGCAGCGATATGGTGCGCTCCGTGACCGCGTCCGGATCGCCATGGCGGCGATAGGTACTGACGGCGTTGAGCATGCCGCCGAGCGGGTTGTTGATCTCGTGGGCGATCCCCGCGGTCAGGCGCCCCACGGCCGCCAGGCGCTCGGACGCCATGACACCACGTTCCAGTTCCTGCTTCTGGCGCAGCTCGGCGAGCATGCGTTTCAACTGGGTACCCGCCTGGCCGATCTCGTCCCTGGATTCGTACAGGCGGCACTCGTCCTCGGAGGGGATCTCCGGGCCGACGCGCCCCATGCAGTCGGCCAGCTGCACCAGCGGTTCCGCCATGCGGCGGCCCCAGTACCAGGACAGCGGCAGGAGCAGGACCAGCACCAGCAGCGTGATCAGGCCCGCCCGCCAGACGATACTGAAGAACCGGGGCACGAACAGGGATTTGGGATATTCCAGGACGAGCATGCCCAGGTGCACACCGTCGAACACGATGGGCGCCACCATGAAGAAGTGGGTGGCTTCGGACAACTCGACGGCGCGGGGCCCCTTTTCCGCCCCCTCCTGCAATGCAGTATCCAGCCTGGCGTACTCCGGGCCCAGTCGCTCCAGCCCGACGAGCATGGGGTAGTCCATGGGTTGCGTGGACACGTATATCCGCCTGTCCGGATCGAGCACCATGATGAGTTCGGCGCCCAGCGTGGACTGACCCGCCTGCAGCGGCGAGTTGATGGTCTCGTAAACGCGCCAGACATCATCGTGAATCATCGGTGTGACGAGGGTATTGGACAGGAGACGCCCCATGCTCTCGGCATTCTCGAACAGATCGCGACGCACCTGATCATACTCCCTTGCCAGGATCGCGCCGGTGATGAGCACGGCGGTAATGAGCACCAGCACCGTCGCGCGCAGGGGGATCTTGTAGCGGAAACTGAGGTTGCGAAGGATCATGGTTTACAGGCGTCCCGTCGCACGGGCCATGTGCGCGATCTCGTCATAAAGCCGGGCGGTGCCCGACACGAAACCGTCGAGGTTGAGTTTCTCCAGGAGGCGGGTCCCCGTCTCGTCCCGGCCCATGTCCATCAGCACGGATTGCACCGCGTCGAACTCGGCCTGCGACAGTGAGGCGGCGGCCACGAACGGCGGAAATCCGAATTGCCCGGACTGCTTGACCACCCGTGTCTGCCCGGTGATCTCCGGATGGAGCCGTTCCAGGGTATCCCAGACGTAACCGTCCACCGCCCCTCCGTTGGCCATGCCCACGGCCACGGCCTCCACCACCCGCCGATGGGACCAGGTGAAGAACGTCCTGCGGAAGAAGCGCTCGGGCACGCTACCGCGCTGATGCAGCTGATAGAGGGTGTACAGGTAGCCGGAATTGGAATTGGGATCCGAGAAGGCGAATATCTGATTGTCCAGGTCATCCAGCGATGCGGATATCCGGTCGATGGCGGGCACGATGAAGTAGGAGCGGTACAGGGGCTGCCCGTGGTACAGAGGCACCGCCAGCAAGCGCATTCGGCTCAACTGCTGGACGTAGGGGTAGCCGCAGACCCAGGCGATGTCCACGCCGCCCATCACCACCTGCTCGATGATCTCCCGGTAGCTGGCCCGTTGCACGAAGGCCACCGGGCGTCCCAACCGCACCGCCAGGTAATGCCGCCAGTCGTTAAGGAAGGCCGCCTGGTCATCCAGAAACACCGGGGTCAGGCCGATACGCAACGGGGGCGCACCGGCGACGGCGCCGCCCGCCAGGGCACCCGCCATTCCGGCAGCCAGTCCCCGCAATAGAGTTCTTCGCTTCATGGGCAACGCACCGGGGCCTGATTGACCGAAGGCCCGACTGTTCAGTTTAGGCACGGCAGTCATCGGGACGACATGAGGCCGATCAATAAACCGGTCCGTCGCGATCCGGTACCGCCGGGTGTTACCCATGGGTAACACCCGGCGGCTGAGAACGGCCGGCAGGTTACCGGTGGGTAACCCCCTCAAGGGGGCATATGTTTTCCAACCCCATGTTTATCGGCGTTTTCCTGTATTGGCACACCCCGTGCAGGGTATTCAGTCAACACGTTGCATGCCAGATCCGGGTGCCCCGGCACAGAGGACAAGGCGGCGACCGATGCACACTGAATAAGGACGCCAGGACCATGGCGATCACCGCCAAAGTCAGCGCTGTTTCATCGCTTGCGCGTCTCTCCCCGCACGGGGGACCGTGGGCAGACCAGTCTGCCTGCCTTGGCCTGCGCTTCCCCGGCACCGGATGCCGCGCATGCGAAAGCGCCTGTCCGGCATCCGTGTTGAAGGTGACAACCGGGGGACTCGAACTGGCCGACGGTTGCATCCGGTGCGGACGCTGCGCCGCGGTCTGCCCCACCCATGCCCTGTCAGTCCCCGGTTTTCAGACCTCTGCCCCTGACGACGGGCGGGACGCATTGATGGTCGACTGCGCGAAGGTACCCGGTGCCGGGGAGTTTCCCGGCGAGTTGCGCGTCCCCTGCCTCGGGGGCCTCAGCCGCAGCCGCCTCCTCGCCCTGGTGAAGGCAAGGCCGGAGCGTCCCGTGGTGCTCATGGATCGCGGCTGGTGCACGGACTGCGCTGCCGGGGGCTGCCGCTCTCCGGCCATGGAACAGGTCGCGGAGGTCAACCGCTGGCTGGCCGCCATGGGGGTGCCCGAACACCGGCACATTCGCCATCAATCCCGCCCCCTGCCCCTTTCCCGCATGCCGCCGGAGATTCCCGACCCGGCCATGGCCCGGCCCATGGACCGCCGGGGCTTCCTGCGCCAGCTGGCGGGCCAGGTGGCGGTGGCCGCCCAGGGCGGCGATCCGGCGCACGACCGGGTGGGCGATCCGGTCGACCCGGACGGTTCCATGCGAATCCATCCGGCGGAACGCGCTGCCATCCTGGCGCAACTGAAGGACATGTCCCCCAACGGCCGGCGGACCCTGCCCCCCGACCTGTTCACGATGGTGGAGATCGACGCCGATCGCTGCCATCACCACGGTGTATGCGCGACAACCTGTCCCACCGGGGCGTTGCGTGTCTGGACGAACGGTGACGAGTGCGGCACCCGGTTCGACCCGGTCACCTGCACAGGCTGCGGCGAGTGCGAACGCAACTGTCCGCAACAGGCGCTCCGGCTGCGGCGACCCGAAACCGTCACCACGCCCGTACGGCCGCACATCCTGAGCCGTCATGACACGCGTGTCTGCGTCCGATGCCACACACGTTTCGTTGCCCGGGGGCTCGTACCGGACGACACGGACCTGCCCGTATGTCCCGCTTGCGAAAGATCCAACGGATTGATGGCGTCCACGTTCGAACGCCACTTTGGCCGATCGCAGCACCCGGCCGACCGACAACCACCCCAGGAGAGAGAAAGCATATGAATGTCTTGAAGGCACTCATGACCCGTCGCCGCTTCCTGAAGGTCAGCGGCACCGTGGGCGTCGCCGGCGCAGCCGCGGCTAAACTCACCGGATTCACCGCCGCAGCCACGGCATCCGCACCCGCCGGAGCCACGATCCGCGGCGAGACCACGGTGACCAAGAACATCTGCGCACAGTGTCCGGCACGCTGCGGCATCGACGTGTACACCACCAACGGCCGCGTACATGCCATCTACGGCGACAAGGGCAACCCCATCGCCAACGGAAAGCTCTGCCCCAAGGGACATCTGGGCACGTACTTTCTGTACGACCCGGACCGCTTCCGGGGCCCCATGAAGCGCACCAACCCGCGCAAGGGGCGCAACGAGGATCCGGGGTTCGTGCCAATCTCCTGGGACGAGGCACTGGACACGGTGGCCGCGCGCATCAACCGGCTGCGCGAGAACGGCGAGGCACACCGGTTCGCCCACTTCTACGGGCGCGGCTGGGGTTCCTCGGATGCCGGCCTCTATGGGGATTTCGGCAAACTGATCGGCACCCCCAACTCGGCCATCGGTCATGCCTCCATGTGCGCGGAAGGGTCCAAGCGCGCAAAGCAGGCTACCGACGGCAACAACTCCTATAACGCCTACGATTACAGGAACACGAACTATATCCTGTGCTTCGGCGCTTCCTTCCTGGAGGCATTCCGGCCCTACAACTATCTGATGCAGGTGTGGGGATACATGCGCAGCAAGAGTCCGATGACGCGCGTCACCGCCATCGACGTGCGCATGAACCCGACCCTCGCGGCGGCCGATCGCGCCCTGATGGTCAAGCCCGGAACGGACGGCGCCCTGGCCCTGGCCATCGCCCATGTCATGCTCACCGAAGGACTCTGGGACAGGGATTTCGTTGGCGACTTCCACGACGGCCGCAACCGCTTCCGTGCCGGCCAGCGCATTGCCCCGGGAAGCTTTGAGGAGAAGTGGACCCAGGGACTGATCGGCTGGTGGAACGATGAAGTCAAGGACCGTACGCCGAGCTGGGCCGAGAGCGTCACCGGCGTCCCTGCGCGACAGATCGTCACCGTTGCCCGGGAGTTCGGCACCACCCGGCCGGCCATGGCGATCATGGAGCGCGGCCCCACGGCGCATACCAATGGCGTGTACAACGGAATGGCCATTCACGCCCTGAATGCCCTGTCCGGCGCGATGTTCGCCGAAGGCGGTCTGTTCTACCAGATGGGCTCCCCGTACGGACCGCTTCCCGCCAACTCGGACGACCACATGGATGACATCGCCCGGGAAATGCGCGGTAAGCATCCGCGCATCGACATGGCGCGCACGGATCGCTGGCCCATGTCCGGGACCATGATGCAGGAGGTTGCCCGCAACCATGTGAACGGGGACCCCTACAAGCTGGACACGGCCATGTTCTTCTACACGAACCCCGTGTGGACGGCACCCGACACCAGCCACTGGGAAACGATGCTGAGCGAGATCTTCGTGATCGACACCTCGCCGTTCCCGGGCGAAACGGCCATGTTCGCCGACCTGGTGCTCCCAGATCACACCTACCTGGAGCGCCTACAGGACGCACCCACCTATCCCTTCGAGGGCTGGCCCATGGCCGCCCTGCGGGTGCCGGCCGTCGATCCGATCTACGACACCAAGCACTTCGGCGACACGCTGATCGAGATCGGCAAGCGCATCAACGGGCCCACTGCGGAGTTCTACCGCAGGCTGGACAATGTGGAGAACTGCCTGCGCCATCGGGCCGAGGGTTTCCGCGACAACCCCGGCGACAACGGCGTGATGGACTTCGAGACATGGAAGGAGAAAGGCGTCTGGTACAGGAAGCCCTATCACTGGCGGCAGGTGCGCGGCGAGTTCTACGAGTGGGACGGCGAGGGTTACAACCGCCGGATGACGCCCGAGGAAGTCAGGGACAAACTGCTCAGAACGCCCTCCGGCCGATTCGAGCTGAAAGCCTCGTTCCTGGAGGCCCACGCGGACTACATCAACAGCCGGCTCGGCGTACCCCACGAACGGGTCGGATACCCCCAGTGGATCGAGCCGCGCCATACCGGCGGTGATCGCGATCTGCATTTCGTCACACCCAAGACCCCGCTGACCGCCGAGGGCCGCAGCGGCAACATTCCGCACGCCACCGCCTTGCAGCAGCCCTCGGTAGGCGGGCGGCGGACCGTGTACATGGAGATCCATCCGAAGACGGCGCGGGAACGCGGCATCCGCAACGGCGACCTGGTGAGGGTCACCTCCGATCTGGGATCGATCCACGCGTATTGCCGCTTCACCGCTTCCAATCGCCCGGACACGGTGGTGCTCCCCTATGAGCACGGCCACTGGGCACAGGGGCGCTGGGCCACGGCCCAGGAGCGCAGCACACACCCCGGAAATCCAAGCGAAATCACCGCGAACGTCTCGGATCCCATCTCCGGTCTTGCCTGCTATTACACCGGCAAAGTCACCGTCGAACGGGCCTGACCCTGAACATCGAGAGGAGCTTCAATCATGGCAAAGTGGGGAATGGTCATCGACCTGGACAAGTGCACCGGATGCCAGGCCTGCACCACGGCCTGCGGCATGGAGAACAACACCCTGCCCGGTGAAAACTGGCAGGACGTGCTGTACTACAACGAAGGCGAGTACCCGAGCGCGCAGATGAAGTGGCTGCCGAGGCCATGCATGCAGTGCGAGAATCCCTCCTGCGTACACGTCTGCCCGACCCGGGCCACCTACAAGGACGAAGCGGCCGGGGGCATCGTGTTCGTGGACTGGAACAAGTGCATCGGCTGCAAGTACTGCATGATCGCCTGCCCGTACGGTGTGCGCTTCTATACCGACGAGCGGCCGCTGCTTGAGCCCAACATCAAGGACGTGTTCCCGGGCGCAGACGGACAGCAGTGGAGTCCGCCGTACCAGAACCCGAACGTCGACTGGCGCCGTGGCATCGGCATCCAGCCAAAGGGCGTGGTCTCCAAGTGCACCTTCTGCTACCACAAGGTGAGCCAGGCACCGGCCGGCACGCCAGACCTGGACGAGGATGATCCCGAACTGGTGGAGTACGTGCCCGCCTGCGTACGCACCTGCCCGCCCAAGGCACGCTACTTCGGCGATCTGGACAACCCGGCCTCCAACGTGAACAAGCTCATTGCCGATCGCAAGGGGGTACGCCTTCTGGACCACACGGGCAACAGGCCGCAGGTCTACTACCTGGGCACCGGAGCCGGCATCCCGACCTTCCGGCCCGCCCCCAAGGCATAAACGAACAGCCACGCTGAGGAGTTCAGGATTATGAGCGCACGCGCAGAAAGCGTCTTGCCGGAGCAGCAATCCGGCAGCCTGCCGATCGGGATCATCATTACCGGCCTGATACTGGTCGGGGTCGGTCTGATCGGCCTACTCAATCTATTCGCCCAGGGGCACGCCGCCTTCAACGTCGGCAGTGACGGCGTGGTCTGGGGCCTGCCGATCATTGCCTATCTTTTCCTGGCGCTCTCGTCGACAGGCTTGGCAATGGTGGCCTCGCTGGCGCTGGTGTTCGGGATGAAGGACTTCTATCCCATCGCCAAACGCAGTCTGTGGCTGGCCATCGGTCTGCTGATCGGTGCCTTTGTCACCCTGGCCTTTGAGCTGGGCCACCCCTTTCGCATGCTCTGGGCCATGCCCCTGAACTTGCAGGTAACCTCCCCCATGTTCTGGATGGGCGTCTGGTATGCGGTCGCCCTGGTGTTCATGGTGCTCAAGTGCACCTCACTGCAAAGAGGCGACTGGACAAGCCAACGCAGCCGCTCAATCGGCGTCATTACCCTGGCCGCAGAGATCGCCGCCGCCGGGACCCTCGGCCTGGTATTCGGCATGATGGCCATGCGTCCCTTCTGGTACGGATCGTTCGTGCCGCTTTACTTCCTCGCCACGGCAGCGCTGTCGGGCATCGCCTTCGCGACACTGTTCACCTACATCGCCCACGGCCTGGACACTTCGCGCATGGGAGCGCAACTCAAGGGCCTCATGGAGCGCCATCTCCCCAACACATTCGCACTGGTGCTGGG carries:
- a CDS encoding NfeD family protein; the encoded protein is MFRLLVWGFLFLLGAGLALGVSGQDDRRTAVLLEISGAIGPATSDYVVRGIRQARDDGAEVVILRMDTPGGLDTAMREIIKEILSSPVPVASYVSPPGSRAASAGTYILYASHIAAMAPATNLGSATPVQIGGVPGMPDDQQDRPDRSRGQADENEASDNGDEAAAGEEDAEERAQPRRGADAMERKVLEDAVAYIRGLAERHGRNADWAEEAVREAVNLTATEALEKNVIDVVAESVADLLEQIHGRTVKMEVGERVLDTENLQVVEIEPDWRSRLLSVITNPNIAYILMMVGIYGIIFELANPGNIFPGVVGVICLVLALYAFQVLPINYAGLALILLGIVLMIAEAFAPSFGILGFGGIAAFVLGSIILMDEATLNISIPLIGGVALVSAAFFIWILSRLFGIRRRKVVTGQEEMIGLEGTAVEDFEGNKGRVWLHSESWSAESPVPVYGGDPVKVTGMKGLRLEVEPVAEQTDTNKGAAT
- a CDS encoding ATP-binding protein, producing MILRNLSFRYKIPLRATVLVLITAVLITGAILAREYDQVRRDLFENAESMGRLLSNTLVTPMIHDDVWRVYETINSPLQAGQSTLGAELIMVLDPDRRIYVSTQPMDYPMLVGLERLGPEYARLDTALQEGAEKGPRAVELSEATHFFMVAPIVFDGVHLGMLVLEYPKSLFVPRFFSIVWRAGLITLLVLVLLLPLSWYWGRRMAEPLVQLADCMGRVGPEIPSEDECRLYESRDEIGQAGTQLKRMLAELRQKQELERGVMASERLAAVGRLTAGIAHEINNPLGGMLNAVSTYRRHGDPDAVTERTISLLERGLRQIKETVGALLVEARLESHALTPQDIHDIHTLILPDAHGKSLELVWDSRVREPLALPSTQVRQIMLNLLLNAVQASEPGGRVICRLWPREQGLHVEVVNHGEPISRMQMTRLFEPFSGTPGRGHGLGLWVTYQLVQQMEGRIEVQSGDGRTVFRVSLPLRVWEAA
- a CDS encoding 4Fe-4S binding protein; translation: MAITAKVSAVSSLARLSPHGGPWADQSACLGLRFPGTGCRACESACPASVLKVTTGGLELADGCIRCGRCAAVCPTHALSVPGFQTSAPDDGRDALMVDCAKVPGAGEFPGELRVPCLGGLSRSRLLALVKARPERPVVLMDRGWCTDCAAGGCRSPAMEQVAEVNRWLAAMGVPEHRHIRHQSRPLPLSRMPPEIPDPAMARPMDRRGFLRQLAGQVAVAAQGGDPAHDRVGDPVDPDGSMRIHPAERAAILAQLKDMSPNGRRTLPPDLFTMVEIDADRCHHHGVCATTCPTGALRVWTNGDECGTRFDPVTCTGCGECERNCPQQALRLRRPETVTTPVRPHILSRHDTRVCVRCHTRFVARGLVPDDTDLPVCPACERSNGLMASTFERHFGRSQHPADRQPPQERESI
- a CDS encoding sigma-54-dependent transcriptional regulator, with the protein product MSGGMHPRLCLVEDDPIMGESLCDRFALEGFEVDWCRDLAEARAVLPDHAHDVVISDIRLPDGDGDALFEELMAAGSVTCPWLFITGYGAVDRAVALLKRGAADYITKPFDLDALVEKLHGLIVPAGDTVRGQGARLGVSPAMRRLEALLPRLATQAGTVLITGESGVGKEAVARELHRLDAQNASQPFVAVNCGGLTETLLEAELFGHEKGAFTGAVRSRAGVFEQADGGTLFLDEIGDMPLVMQVKLLRAIQERQIVRVGGDAPVSVRLRLICATHQDLLQMVRDGRFREDLYYRIHVIHLRIPPLRERPEDIPWLVRQFLEAHARESGEPLKQLTAAAEQALLRHPWPGNIRELKHAVERAWILNPGPLLQAEVFFDEPREPAQGAYQDAGRLSHYLKTCEESYIRRALELHDGHIGHTAANLGISRKNLWERMKRLGMSD
- a CDS encoding slipin family protein, giving the protein MIAYLVPVALVVGLLVMSIRIVPEYERGVVFFLGRFQSVKGPGLIIVIPGIQQMVRVDLRIITLDVPSQDVISQDNVTVRVNAVLYFRVMDSAKAIIQVEDYYAATSQLAQTTLRSVLGKHDLDEMLSERDKLNADIQEILDKQTDAWGIKVTNVEIKHVDLNESMIRAIARQAEAERERRAKVIHAEGELQAAEKLSEAAEIIGRYPAALQLRYLQTMNDMSTKTGSSTLFFPLPIEMGEIFKALTKSGK
- a CDS encoding substrate-binding domain-containing protein, giving the protein MKRRTLLRGLAAGMAGALAGGAVAGAPPLRIGLTPVFLDDQAAFLNDWRHYLAVRLGRPVAFVQRASYREIIEQVVMGGVDIAWVCGYPYVQQLSRMRLLAVPLYHGQPLYRSYFIVPAIDRISASLDDLDNQIFAFSDPNSNSGYLYTLYQLHQRGSVPERFFRRTFFTWSHRRVVEAVAVGMANGGAVDGYVWDTLERLHPEITGQTRVVKQSGQFGFPPFVAAASLSQAEFDAVQSVLMDMGRDETGTRLLEKLNLDGFVSGTARLYDEIAHMARATGRL
- the mobA gene encoding molybdenum cofactor guanylyltransferase MobA, which produces MAQANHSIGAITGAVLAGGRATRMGGRDKGLLPLGGEPMVRRVLRALAPQVRTLVINANRNEPVYTTFGYPVVTDDHDDYPGPLAGMAAALRHAPTDWVQCVPCDAPTLPEDLVARLWRALQGTDALIALPFDGHRIQPLFALLHRDLLPALDADIRAGRLAVGRWMLDHTHVEVDFSDCPGGFANLNTPEELALHQSVVRGQ
- a CDS encoding molybdopterin-dependent oxidoreductase; amino-acid sequence: MNVLKALMTRRRFLKVSGTVGVAGAAAAKLTGFTAAATASAPAGATIRGETTVTKNICAQCPARCGIDVYTTNGRVHAIYGDKGNPIANGKLCPKGHLGTYFLYDPDRFRGPMKRTNPRKGRNEDPGFVPISWDEALDTVAARINRLRENGEAHRFAHFYGRGWGSSDAGLYGDFGKLIGTPNSAIGHASMCAEGSKRAKQATDGNNSYNAYDYRNTNYILCFGASFLEAFRPYNYLMQVWGYMRSKSPMTRVTAIDVRMNPTLAAADRALMVKPGTDGALALAIAHVMLTEGLWDRDFVGDFHDGRNRFRAGQRIAPGSFEEKWTQGLIGWWNDEVKDRTPSWAESVTGVPARQIVTVAREFGTTRPAMAIMERGPTAHTNGVYNGMAIHALNALSGAMFAEGGLFYQMGSPYGPLPANSDDHMDDIAREMRGKHPRIDMARTDRWPMSGTMMQEVARNHVNGDPYKLDTAMFFYTNPVWTAPDTSHWETMLSEIFVIDTSPFPGETAMFADLVLPDHTYLERLQDAPTYPFEGWPMAALRVPAVDPIYDTKHFGDTLIEIGKRINGPTAEFYRRLDNVENCLRHRAEGFRDNPGDNGVMDFETWKEKGVWYRKPYHWRQVRGEFYEWDGEGYNRRMTPEEVRDKLLRTPSGRFELKASFLEAHADYINSRLGVPHERVGYPQWIEPRHTGGDRDLHFVTPKTPLTAEGRSGNIPHATALQQPSVGGRRTVYMEIHPKTARERGIRNGDLVRVTSDLGSIHAYCRFTASNRPDTVVLPYEHGHWAQGRWATAQERSTHPGNPSEITANVSDPISGLACYYTGKVTVERA